A portion of the Acidisoma sp. PAMC 29798 genome contains these proteins:
- the rho gene encoding transcription termination factor Rho, whose product MHLAELKAKSPTDLLSLAESLQVENASSLRKQEMMFAILKNLAENDQAIHGEGTLEILPDGFGFLRSPQSNYLPGPDDIYVSPHQVRRFSLRTGDSVEGQIRAPKDGERYFAMLKINTINYEPPEAVRHRTNFDNLTPLYPNERLKMEMEVPATPVKGATKDNTPRVIDLIAPIGKGQRALIVAPPRTGKTVMLQSIATAISVNHPDVFLIVLLIDERPEEVTDMARSVKGEVISSTFDEPATRHVQVTEMVLEKAKRLVEHKRDVVILLDSITRLARAYNAVVPSSGKVLTGGVDSNALQRPKRFFGAARNIEEGGSLTIIATALIDTGSRMDEVIFEEFKGTGNSEIILDRKISDKRTFPAIDITKSGTRKEELLVEKSTLSKMWVLRRILNPMGSTDGMEFLLDKLKYSKTNQDFFDAMNT is encoded by the coding sequence ATGCATCTCGCCGAGCTCAAAGCCAAATCCCCCACAGACCTTCTCAGCCTGGCAGAGTCCCTCCAGGTCGAGAACGCCTCGTCGCTCCGCAAGCAGGAGATGATGTTCGCGATCCTGAAGAACCTGGCGGAGAACGATCAGGCCATTCACGGCGAGGGCACGCTGGAGATTTTGCCCGACGGGTTCGGCTTCCTGCGCAGCCCACAATCGAACTACCTTCCCGGCCCCGACGATATCTATGTGAGCCCGCATCAGGTGCGGCGCTTCAGCCTGCGCACGGGAGATTCGGTCGAGGGCCAGATTCGCGCGCCGAAGGATGGCGAGCGTTATTTCGCGATGCTCAAGATCAATACGATCAATTACGAGCCGCCCGAGGCCGTGCGCCACCGCACCAATTTCGACAATCTGACGCCGCTCTATCCGAACGAGCGGCTGAAGATGGAAATGGAAGTGCCGGCAACGCCGGTGAAGGGCGCGACGAAGGACAATACGCCGCGCGTGATCGACCTGATCGCACCGATCGGCAAGGGCCAGCGCGCCTTGATCGTGGCGCCGCCCCGCACCGGCAAGACCGTGATGCTGCAAAGCATCGCGACGGCCATTTCGGTCAACCACCCGGATGTCTTCCTCATCGTGCTGCTGATCGACGAGCGGCCCGAGGAAGTGACGGACATGGCCCGCAGCGTGAAGGGTGAGGTCATCAGCTCGACCTTTGACGAGCCGGCGACGCGCCATGTTCAGGTCACGGAAATGGTGCTCGAAAAGGCTAAGCGCCTGGTCGAGCATAAGCGCGATGTTGTCATTCTTCTCGATAGCATCACGCGCCTTGCCCGCGCCTATAACGCCGTCGTGCCGAGTTCCGGCAAGGTCCTGACCGGCGGCGTGGACAGCAACGCGCTCCAGCGGCCGAAGCGTTTCTTCGGCGCCGCGCGCAACATCGAGGAAGGCGGCAGCCTGACGATCATCGCCACCGCCCTGATCGATACCGGCAGCCGCATGGACGAAGTCATCTTCGAAGAGTTCAAGGGCACGGGCAATTCCGAGATCATCCTGGACCGCAAGATCTCGGACAAGCGGACCTTCCCGGCGATCGACATCACCAAGTCCGGCACCCGCAAGGAAGAGCTGCTGGTGGAAAAGAGCACGCTGTCCAAGATGTGGGTTCTGCGCCGCATCCTTAACCCGATGGGCTCGACGGACGGCATGGAATTCCTGCTCGACAAGCTGAAATACAGCAAGACGAACCAGGACTTCTTCGACGCGATGAATACCTAG
- the hemH gene encoding ferrochelatase, giving the protein MDSLAQFSTTQPAVGRPKIAVVLFNLGGPDNQEAVRPFLLNLFTDPAILRVPPFIRPFLARYIAHKRVPAAKENYRLMGGGSPLLPLTQNQSSALQTALSDGWNVKCFIAMRYWHPFSEAAVREVMDWAPDEVLLLPLYPHFSTTTTGSSLIAWREAAARVGLAVQTTTLCCWFDDQRITANAADILQRTIDDARASLPPEVPLRVLFSAHGLPQTIIDRGDPYQFQIEAYVAALRQHLRDPDIDGLVCFQSRATPQKWIGPSTDDAVIAAGRDGCAVVVVPVAFVSDHSETLVELDMEYRELAHVHGVPGYFRAPVQNDDPGFIAALAAVAREARGRGPGLCSASGGRACPTPHLDCPFARAGMTYSVEDKATVC; this is encoded by the coding sequence ATGGATTCTCTTGCTCAGTTCAGCACGACGCAGCCGGCGGTGGGCCGCCCCAAGATCGCGGTAGTGCTGTTCAATTTGGGCGGGCCGGACAATCAGGAAGCGGTGCGGCCGTTCCTGCTCAACCTGTTTACCGATCCCGCCATTTTGCGCGTGCCGCCCTTCATCCGGCCCTTCCTGGCGCGCTACATCGCCCATAAGCGGGTGCCGGCGGCGAAGGAAAATTATCGCCTCATGGGCGGTGGGTCACCGCTGCTGCCGCTGACGCAAAATCAGTCCTCCGCCCTTCAGACGGCGTTGAGCGATGGATGGAATGTGAAATGCTTCATCGCCATGCGCTATTGGCATCCGTTCAGCGAAGCGGCGGTGCGCGAGGTTATGGACTGGGCGCCGGATGAGGTGCTGCTGCTGCCGCTCTATCCGCATTTTTCGACCACCACGACGGGCAGTTCGCTGATCGCTTGGCGGGAGGCTGCGGCCCGTGTGGGCCTCGCGGTGCAGACTACCACGCTGTGTTGCTGGTTCGATGACCAGCGCATCACCGCGAATGCCGCCGATATCCTGCAACGGACAATTGACGACGCGCGCGCCAGCCTGCCGCCGGAAGTGCCGCTGCGGGTGCTTTTCTCGGCGCATGGCCTGCCGCAGACTATTATCGATCGCGGCGACCCGTATCAGTTCCAGATTGAAGCCTACGTCGCGGCGCTGCGCCAACATCTGCGCGACCCCGACATCGATGGCCTCGTGTGTTTCCAATCGCGCGCCACGCCCCAGAAATGGATCGGCCCGAGCACGGATGATGCCGTGATCGCCGCCGGGCGGGATGGTTGCGCCGTCGTGGTGGTGCCGGTCGCTTTCGTATCCGACCATTCCGAAACCCTGGTCGAACTTGATATGGAATATCGTGAACTCGCCCATGTGCACGGCGTGCCGGGCTATTTCCGCGCGCCGGTGCAGAATGACGACCCCGGCTTCATTGCAGCCCTCGCGGCTGTGGCGCGCGAGGCGCGTGGTCGCGGACCGGGCCTGTGCAGCGCCAGTGGCGGGCGCGCTTGCCCGACCCCGCATCTGGACTGCCCGTTCGCGCGCGCCGGGATGACCTATTCTGTCGAGGATAAAGCCACGGTATGCTGA
- a CDS encoding HAD family hydrolase has product MLTAHDVLARRDQPIGLVIFDCDGVLIDSEGLASLILSEQLAAIGWPITPEACETIFLGTSLKDIIAKAEAETGRPVPATFGHEFSVAMVKALAEGVEAIPGAAEALEALTEAGMPWRVASNSSHHEMAIKFGRTGMKHLVADRQHSAEDMIRIGLNGKPDPHLFLAAAEAGGVRPARCVVIEDSVPGSRAARLAGMTCLGFSPHASGIELSAEGAGVFKAMEDLPGLLGLTTVAA; this is encoded by the coding sequence ATGCTGACGGCTCACGACGTTCTTGCCCGGCGCGATCAGCCGATCGGGCTGGTAATTTTCGACTGCGATGGCGTGTTGATCGATAGTGAGGGCTTGGCGAGCCTCATCCTGTCCGAGCAACTCGCGGCGATCGGCTGGCCGATTACGCCCGAGGCCTGTGAGACGATTTTCCTCGGGACGTCCCTCAAGGACATCATCGCCAAGGCGGAGGCGGAGACCGGGCGGCCGGTACCGGCCACGTTTGGGCATGAGTTCTCCGTCGCTATGGTGAAGGCTCTGGCTGAGGGCGTGGAGGCCATTCCCGGCGCCGCTGAGGCGCTTGAGGCCTTGACGGAAGCCGGCATGCCCTGGCGCGTCGCCTCCAACTCCAGCCATCACGAAATGGCCATCAAGTTCGGGCGCACGGGCATGAAGCATTTGGTGGCCGACCGGCAGCACAGTGCGGAAGACATGATCCGCATCGGTCTTAACGGTAAACCTGACCCGCATCTGTTTCTCGCGGCCGCCGAGGCCGGCGGCGTGCGGCCTGCGCGCTGCGTGGTGATCGAGGATTCGGTGCCCGGGTCCCGTGCGGCCCGTCTCGCGGGCATGACCTGCCTCGGCTTCAGCCCTCACGCCTCCGGCATCGAACTTTCGGCCGAGGGTGCTGGCGTGTTCAAGGCGATGGAAGACTTGCCTGGCCTGTTGGGCCTGACCACGGTCGCCGCATGA
- the hemE gene encoding uroporphyrinogen decarboxylase yields MVKSLLRALKGEDVWPPPIWLMRQAGRYLPEYRRLRAETPDFVSFCLDPQRASEATLQPIRRFAMDGAILFSDILILPWALGRDLRFTEGHGPSLTPLRAVDEVQSLDLEGFLGRVAPVLETIGRVRAALTADHPATSLIGFVGAPFTVACYMIEGGGSKDFAATRRMAAMEPALFGRLIDVLTETSTAYLLAQIEAGAEAVMLFDSWAGLLPPSGFQSYVVEPTARIVAGIKARYPDVPVVGFPRLAGTMIGAYAAGTGVDTVGMDTAADPGVARQLVPPHMGLQGNLDPFALLQGGAVMENEARAILEAMKGRPFVFNLGHGVMPPTPPEHVAGLVDFVRRV; encoded by the coding sequence ATCGTGAAAAGCTTGTTGCGCGCGCTCAAAGGGGAAGACGTTTGGCCGCCCCCGATCTGGCTGATGCGTCAAGCCGGCCGATACCTCCCGGAATATCGGCGTTTGCGGGCCGAAACTCCTGATTTCGTGAGTTTTTGTTTGGATCCGCAGCGGGCGTCTGAAGCCACGCTTCAGCCCATTCGGCGCTTCGCGATGGACGGTGCCATCCTGTTCAGTGACATCCTCATCCTGCCCTGGGCGCTGGGTCGCGACCTGCGCTTTACCGAGGGTCATGGTCCCAGCCTGACCCCGCTCCGGGCTGTGGATGAAGTGCAAAGCCTTGACCTTGAAGGCTTCCTGGGTCGGGTCGCGCCGGTGCTCGAAACCATCGGCCGGGTCCGTGCCGCCCTCACTGCAGACCATCCTGCGACCAGTCTGATCGGCTTCGTCGGCGCACCCTTTACCGTCGCCTGCTATATGATCGAGGGTGGTGGCTCGAAGGACTTCGCCGCGACGCGCCGGATGGCGGCGATGGAGCCTGCGCTGTTCGGGCGGCTGATCGATGTTTTGACCGAAACCAGCACCGCCTATCTGCTTGCGCAGATCGAGGCCGGGGCTGAGGCTGTGATGCTGTTCGATAGCTGGGCCGGATTGCTGCCCCCGTCCGGGTTCCAATCCTATGTCGTGGAACCTACGGCGCGGATCGTGGCCGGCATCAAGGCACGCTATCCCGATGTGCCGGTGGTGGGCTTTCCGCGCTTGGCTGGTACGATGATAGGCGCCTATGCGGCGGGCACAGGCGTGGATACGGTCGGGATGGATACAGCGGCTGATCCCGGCGTGGCACGGCAGCTGGTGCCACCCCATATGGGCTTGCAGGGCAATCTGGATCCTTTCGCCCTGTTGCAGGGGGGCGCGGTGATGGAGAATGAGGCCCGTGCTATCCTCGAAGCCATGAAAGGCCGTCCCTTCGTGTTCAACCTTGGCCACGGCGTGATGCCACCCACCCCGCCCGAGCATGTCGCGGGGCTGGTCGATTTCGTTCGGAGGGTCTGA
- a CDS encoding amidase, with product MPNPLADAPDLCRLDAATLAHLYASGETSPVAVTRAALARAEEIQPKFNAFVRIEHQIALAAATASEARWRAGMPLGPLDGMPTTIKDIVWVAGGRASYGSCAPPTECVEDAPAVGLLRAAGAVFIGLTTTPEFGWKALTDGPLTGITRNPWNPALTPGGSSGGAAVAAAAGAGVFHLGSDGGGSIRIPAAFTGIVGHKPTFGRVPAYPASAFGTVAHVGPMTRTVNDARLMLDVMSGRDMRDWFQNVLPFPPLDVTATLHGLRLGVWETPPSGTVEPAIAEAFARAVARLEAEGAIVTRIALPADPDLLGLFQCHWFAGAAARLAMLPEAALAGIDPGLREIAAEGRAIDAVTLIRAHNRRAAFGAAFDMLLAGFDAVISPACAVLPFAAGEEVPPGSGLSRWTQWAGFSYPVNLAQAPACIIRSEILPEGLPVGLQIIGPRGEDGRVLAIAAVCEALYAG from the coding sequence TTGCCCAACCCCCTCGCCGATGCCCCGGATCTCTGCCGCCTCGATGCGGCGACACTCGCGCACCTCTATGCCTCGGGCGAGACCTCACCGGTTGCGGTGACGCGGGCGGCACTGGCACGGGCCGAGGAGATTCAGCCCAAGTTCAACGCCTTCGTGCGCATCGAACACCAGATCGCCCTCGCCGCCGCGACGGCCTCCGAAGCGCGCTGGCGGGCTGGCATGCCGCTCGGTCCGCTTGATGGCATGCCGACCACGATCAAGGACATTGTCTGGGTGGCCGGCGGTCGCGCCAGCTACGGGTCCTGCGCACCGCCGACGGAGTGCGTCGAAGATGCGCCCGCCGTCGGCTTGCTGCGCGCGGCAGGTGCCGTCTTCATCGGTCTCACAACGACGCCCGAGTTCGGCTGGAAAGCCCTGACGGACGGTCCGCTGACGGGCATCACGCGCAATCCCTGGAACCCCGCTCTCACGCCCGGCGGCTCCTCCGGCGGCGCCGCCGTAGCGGCCGCGGCCGGCGCCGGCGTCTTCCACCTCGGCAGCGATGGCGGTGGCTCGATCCGTATTCCGGCGGCCTTCACCGGGATCGTCGGCCACAAGCCCACCTTCGGCCGCGTGCCGGCCTATCCCGCCAGTGCCTTCGGCACCGTCGCTCATGTCGGGCCGATGACCCGCACGGTCAATGACGCGCGGCTGATGCTGGACGTGATGTCCGGCCGAGACATGCGCGACTGGTTCCAGAACGTGCTGCCCTTCCCGCCGCTCGATGTGACAGCGACGTTGCACGGTCTGCGCCTCGGTGTTTGGGAGACGCCGCCCAGCGGCACGGTCGAGCCCGCCATCGCCGAGGCTTTTGCCCGGGCCGTCGCGCGTCTCGAAGCCGAGGGCGCGATCGTCACACGCATCGCCCTGCCCGCGGACCCGGATCTGCTCGGCTTGTTCCAGTGCCATTGGTTTGCGGGCGCAGCGGCCCGTTTGGCGATGCTGCCGGAGGCGGCGCTCGCCGGAATCGATCCTGGCTTGCGGGAAATCGCCGCCGAGGGCCGCGCCATCGACGCTGTGACGCTGATCCGCGCCCATAACCGCCGCGCGGCCTTTGGTGCCGCTTTCGATATGCTGCTCGCGGGTTTCGACGCCGTGATCTCACCCGCCTGTGCTGTCTTGCCCTTCGCGGCCGGGGAAGAAGTACCGCCGGGTTCGGGCCTGTCGCGGTGGACGCAATGGGCGGGCTTCAGCTATCCGGTGAACCTCGCCCAGGCGCCGGCCTGCATCATCCGCTCCGAGATTCTGCCCGAAGGTCTGCCCGTCGGCCTGCAGATCATCGGGCCGCGCGGCGAGGACGGTCGGGTCCTCGCCATCGCCGCCGTGTGCGAGGCGCTTTACGCCGGCTGA
- the adh gene encoding aldehyde dehydrogenase has protein sequence MDQLAPSGLLQKPPFAARYDNYIGGKWTPPVAGRYFDNTSPITGGVICEIARSDKDDIDKALDAAHAAKDAWGRTSAGERSNILMKIAQRMEDNLEKLALVEAWDNGKPIRETMAADLPLAVDHFRYFASAVRAQEGMLSEIDHDTVAYHFHEPLGVVGQIIPWNFPILMAVWKLAPALAAGNCVVLKPAEQTPASILVWAEMVGDLLPPGVLNIVSGYGLEAGKPLASSPRIAKIAFTGETTTGRLIMQYASQNLIPVTLELGGKSPNIFFADVANEDDDFFDKALEGFTMFALNQGEVCTCPSRALIHESIYDRFMERAIKRVEAIRQGNPLDPTTMIGAQASSEQLEKILSYIDIGKQEGAKILTGGERRVFDGALKDGFYMQPTIFEGHNKMRIFQEEIFGPVVSVTTFKDDAEALSLANDTLYGLGAGVWTRDGTRAYRFGRGIQAGRVWTNCYHAYPAHAAFGGYKQSGIGRENHKMMLDHYQQTKNMLVSYSPKALGFF, from the coding sequence ATGGACCAACTCGCACCGAGCGGCCTGTTACAGAAGCCGCCCTTCGCCGCCCGCTATGACAATTACATCGGGGGAAAATGGACGCCCCCGGTGGCGGGCCGATATTTCGACAATACCTCCCCCATCACCGGCGGTGTGATCTGCGAAATCGCCCGGTCGGACAAGGACGACATCGACAAGGCGCTCGACGCCGCCCATGCCGCCAAGGACGCCTGGGGCCGCACCAGCGCGGGTGAGCGGTCGAATATCCTGATGAAGATCGCCCAGCGGATGGAAGATAATCTCGAAAAGCTGGCGCTGGTCGAAGCCTGGGACAACGGCAAGCCGATCCGTGAGACGATGGCCGCCGACTTGCCCCTCGCCGTGGATCATTTCCGCTACTTCGCCAGCGCCGTCCGCGCCCAGGAAGGCATGCTCAGCGAAATCGACCACGATACCGTCGCCTATCACTTCCATGAGCCGCTGGGCGTCGTCGGCCAGATCATCCCGTGGAACTTCCCCATCCTGATGGCGGTCTGGAAGCTTGCCCCCGCACTCGCTGCCGGCAATTGCGTGGTGCTCAAGCCCGCCGAACAAACCCCTGCCAGCATCCTGGTCTGGGCCGAGATGGTGGGCGACCTGCTGCCGCCGGGCGTGCTCAATATCGTCAGCGGCTATGGCCTGGAAGCCGGCAAGCCCCTCGCCTCCAGCCCACGCATCGCCAAGATCGCCTTTACCGGCGAGACGACGACGGGCCGGCTGATCATGCAATACGCCAGCCAGAACCTCATCCCGGTGACGCTGGAATTGGGCGGCAAATCGCCGAACATCTTCTTCGCCGATGTCGCCAACGAGGATGACGATTTCTTCGACAAGGCGCTCGAAGGCTTCACCATGTTCGCCCTCAACCAAGGCGAGGTCTGCACCTGTCCGAGCCGGGCGCTGATCCACGAATCGATTTATGACCGCTTCATGGAGCGGGCGATTAAGCGGGTGGAGGCCATCCGCCAGGGCAATCCGCTCGACCCGACCACGATGATCGGCGCCCAGGCCTCCTCCGAGCAGTTGGAGAAGATCCTGAGCTATATCGACATCGGCAAGCAGGAAGGCGCCAAGATCCTCACGGGCGGCGAGCGCCGCGTCTTCGACGGTGCGCTGAAGGACGGCTTCTATATGCAGCCGACCATCTTCGAGGGTCATAACAAGATGCGCATCTTCCAGGAGGAGATCTTCGGGCCGGTGGTTTCGGTCACGACCTTCAAGGACGACGCGGAAGCCCTGAGCCTCGCCAATGACACGCTGTATGGCCTCGGCGCCGGCGTCTGGACGCGGGACGGAACGCGTGCCTATCGCTTCGGTCGTGGCATCCAGGCCGGCCGCGTCTGGACCAATTGCTACCATGCCTACCCGGCGCATGCGGCCTTTGGCGGCTACAAGCAGTCCGGCATCGGGCGCGAGAACCACAAGATGATGCTCGATCACTATCAGCAGACCAAGAATATGCTGGTCAGCTATAGCCCGAAGGCGCTCGGCTTCTTCTGA
- the hemJ gene encoding protoporphyrinogen oxidase HemJ, translating into MTFLGVLYPWVKAFHVISLIAWMAGLFYLPRLFVYHCGVAPGSQESERFKIMERRLFKQIITPAMFATLFFGILLMLTPGVVLWNQGWWYVKLASLVLLFGFHGASSKWRKNFLNDRNTKTHRFYRFANEVPTVLMMIIVIMVIVKPF; encoded by the coding sequence ATGACGTTCCTTGGCGTGCTCTACCCCTGGGTCAAAGCGTTCCACGTCATCAGCCTGATCGCCTGGATGGCGGGGCTGTTCTATCTGCCGCGTCTGTTCGTATATCATTGCGGTGTGGCACCGGGATCGCAGGAGAGCGAACGCTTCAAGATCATGGAGCGTCGTCTGTTCAAGCAGATCATCACCCCGGCGATGTTTGCCACGTTGTTCTTCGGGATACTGCTGATGCTGACGCCGGGCGTGGTTCTGTGGAACCAGGGCTGGTGGTATGTGAAGCTCGCTTCTCTGGTGCTGCTATTCGGCTTCCACGGCGCCAGCTCGAAGTGGCGGAAGAATTTCCTCAACGACCGCAATACCAAGACGCACCGCTTCTATCGCTTCGCCAATGAAGTGCCGACGGTCTTGATGATGATCATCGTCATCATGGTGATCGTGAAGCCGTTTTGA